Below is a genomic region from Nocardioides panacis.
GCTGTTCCGGTTCGCGATCCGGCGCTTCGACCTGGGCACGCCGGGCCGGGAGCGCGACGAGCAGCCGTCCGAGGACGCCGCCGGGGTCCCCTCCGGTCCGACGACGGACGGTGGGTCGCCCCGGGCGGGGTACGCCTCCTAGAGTGAGGGCGAACACGTCCGACCCCGCTGGCCCGAGACCACAGGAGACCGCTGATGCCCGTCGCGACGCCCGAGGTGTACGCCGAGATGCTCGACAAGGCGAAGCGTGACGGCTTCGCCTACCCGGCCATCAACGTCAGCTCCTCCCAGACCCTGAACGCCGCCCTCAAGGGCTTCGCCGACGCCGGCAGCGACGGGATCGTCCAGGTCTCCACCGGCGGCGCGGACTACCTGTCCGGGCCGACGGTGAAGAACATGGTGACCGGCTCGGTCGCGTTCGCGGCGTACGCCGCCGAGGTGGCCAAGAACTACCCGGTGAACATCGCGCTGCACACCGACCACTGCCCGCAGGACAAGCTGGACGGCTTCGTCCGCCCGCTGCTCGACATCTCCATCGAGCGCGTCAAGAACGGCCAGGCACCGCTGTTCCAGTCGCACATGTGGGACGGGTCGGCGATCCCGCTCGAGGAGAACCTGCAGATCGCCCAGGAGCTGCTCGCCAAGGCGGCCGCAGCGAAGATCATCCTGGAGATCGAGGTCGGTGTCGTGGGCGGCGAGGAGGACGGCGTCGAGGGCGGCGCGGGCGACAAGCTCTACAGCACCGCGGACGACGCGCTGGCCACCGTCGAGGCGCTCGGCCTGGGCGAGAAGGGCCGCTACCTGACCGCGCTGACCTTCGGCAACGTGCACGGCGTCTACAAGCCCGGCAACGTCAAGCTCCGCCCGGAGATCCTCCAGCAGGCCCAGCAGGCCGTCGTCGAGAAGCTCGGCCTCGAGCCCGGCGCCAAGCCCTTCGACCTGGTGTTCCACGGCGGCTCCGGCTCGCTGGCCGAGGAGATCGCCGCCGCGGTGTCCTACGGCGTCATCAAGATGAACGTCGACACCGACACGCAGTACGCCTTCACCCGACCGGTCGCCGGGCACATGTTCGCGAACTACGACGGCGTGCTGAAGATCGACGGCGAGGTCGGCAACAAGAAGGCCTACGACCCGCGGGCCTGGGGCAAGGCGGCGGAGGCCGGCATGGCCGCCCGCGTCGTCACCGCCTGCGAGAACCTGAGCAGCACCGGCACCAGCGTCAGCCGCTGACCCCACCGGCCCGCACGGCGGCAGCGCCGTGCGGGCACAATGGCGGGCATGACCTTCCAGGACCTGATGGCCGGACCGCCGCCCACCCACCTGCCCGTCGACCCGGCCGCGGCCGAGCTCGAGTCCGGCACCCCTGCGGTGGAGGTCGTCCGCAGCCACCCCGAGTCGCCGATCGCCTGGGCCACGCTGGCCGAGCAGGCGCTCGCCACCGAGGGCACCGAGGGCCTCATCGAGGTGACCGCCTACGCCTACGCGCGGGTCGGCTACCACCGCAGCCTCGACCAGCTGCGCCGCAACGGCTGGAAGGGCAACGGCCCGGTCCCGTGGGAGCACGAGCCGAACCGCGGCTTCCTGCGCGCGCTGGCGGCACTGGCCCGGGCCGCCGACCGGATCGGCGAGGCCCCCGAGGCGCAGCGCTGCGCCGACTTCCTCCGTGACAGCAGCCCCACCGCCTACGAAGCCCTCCTGGCCT
It encodes:
- a CDS encoding DUF3151 domain-containing protein; translation: MTFQDLMAGPPPTHLPVDPAAAELESGTPAVEVVRSHPESPIAWATLAEQALATEGTEGLIEVTAYAYARVGYHRSLDQLRRNGWKGNGPVPWEHEPNRGFLRALAALARAADRIGEAPEAQRCADFLRDSSPTAYEALLA
- the fbaA gene encoding class II fructose-bisphosphate aldolase, which codes for MPVATPEVYAEMLDKAKRDGFAYPAINVSSSQTLNAALKGFADAGSDGIVQVSTGGADYLSGPTVKNMVTGSVAFAAYAAEVAKNYPVNIALHTDHCPQDKLDGFVRPLLDISIERVKNGQAPLFQSHMWDGSAIPLEENLQIAQELLAKAAAAKIILEIEVGVVGGEEDGVEGGAGDKLYSTADDALATVEALGLGEKGRYLTALTFGNVHGVYKPGNVKLRPEILQQAQQAVVEKLGLEPGAKPFDLVFHGGSGSLAEEIAAAVSYGVIKMNVDTDTQYAFTRPVAGHMFANYDGVLKIDGEVGNKKAYDPRAWGKAAEAGMAARVVTACENLSSTGTSVSR